Proteins found in one Streptomyces sp. NBC_00461 genomic segment:
- a CDS encoding universal stress protein, with product MVRTVAAGLDGSSESRAAVEWAAREAKLRGLPLKIVNVWEPVPDPMAQAPLLGAETQQHWSERIPRETLEGLRLRHPGIEVTMEQSSGQPAEVLVNAAEDAELLALGSRGFSGIGGFMVGSVGLAVVAHAERPVVLVRAGEQAADEHQADPVGIPSAAAPYRPVVLGLDPDGPDDSVIEFAFDAAIRRSAVLRVVHGWNLPPYYTYGLSVDPEFHDEIVRQQSAALAAVVRPWRQKYPDVEVVEESRAGSRANHLVDASREASLVVVGRRIRRSPLGAHIGPVTHAVLHHATAPVAVVAHN from the coding sequence ATGGTGCGCACCGTTGCCGCAGGGCTGGACGGCTCGTCCGAAAGCCGCGCCGCGGTGGAGTGGGCGGCTCGCGAGGCGAAGCTGCGCGGCCTGCCGTTGAAGATCGTCAACGTGTGGGAGCCCGTGCCGGACCCCATGGCCCAGGCCCCCCTGCTCGGAGCCGAGACCCAGCAGCACTGGAGCGAACGCATTCCCCGCGAAACCCTCGAGGGCCTCCGCCTGCGTCACCCCGGCATCGAGGTGACCATGGAGCAGTCGAGCGGCCAGCCCGCCGAGGTCCTGGTCAACGCGGCCGAGGACGCCGAACTGCTCGCCCTCGGCTCCCGCGGCTTCAGCGGCATCGGTGGGTTCATGGTCGGCTCCGTAGGCCTGGCCGTCGTGGCCCACGCCGAGCGCCCAGTGGTCCTGGTCCGCGCCGGTGAGCAGGCGGCGGACGAGCACCAGGCGGACCCGGTGGGCATTCCGTCGGCGGCCGCCCCGTACCGGCCCGTCGTGCTTGGCCTGGATCCCGACGGCCCGGACGACTCGGTGATCGAGTTCGCGTTCGACGCGGCCATCCGGCGCTCCGCGGTCCTGCGGGTCGTCCACGGCTGGAACCTGCCGCCCTACTACACCTACGGCCTGTCCGTCGACCCGGAGTTCCATGACGAGATCGTCCGCCAGCAGTCCGCGGCCCTGGCCGCGGTCGTGCGCCCTTGGCGCCAGAAGTACCCGGACGTCGAGGTCGTGGAGGAGTCCCGCGCCGGAAGCAGGGCCAACCACCTGGTCGACGCCTCGCGAGAGGCCAGTCTGGTCGTCGTCGGCCGGCGCATCCGCCGCAGCCCGCTCGGCGCCCACATCGGCCCCGTCACACACGCCGTACTGCACCACGCCACCGCCCCCGTTGCGGTCGTCGCCCACAACTGA
- a CDS encoding cyclic nucleotide-binding domain-containing protein, with amino-acid sequence MNAPATTSMPRALPAEHRQQLMRIAREVSFPQSTRLFEEGGRAERFWIIRTGTVDLDMRVPGRRAAVIESLGHNELVGWSWLFPPYTWHLGAEAATPLRTYEFDATAVRDLCREDPAFGRSVARWVGEVVAHRLQAARIRLLDLYAPYGSGSLR; translated from the coding sequence ATGAACGCTCCCGCAACCACGAGCATGCCGCGGGCGCTGCCTGCCGAGCACCGGCAGCAGCTGATGCGGATCGCCCGGGAGGTCTCGTTCCCCCAGAGCACCCGGCTCTTCGAGGAAGGCGGTCGCGCCGAACGGTTCTGGATCATCCGCACCGGCACGGTCGACCTCGACATGCGTGTGCCCGGCCGCCGGGCCGCCGTCATCGAGTCCCTCGGGCACAACGAACTCGTCGGCTGGTCCTGGCTGTTCCCCCCGTACACCTGGCACCTCGGCGCCGAGGCGGCTACGCCGCTGCGGACGTACGAGTTCGACGCCACCGCCGTGCGGGACCTGTGCCGGGAGGATCCCGCGTTCGGCCGGAGCGTCGCCCGGTGGGTGGGCGAGGTCGTGGCCCACCGCCTCCAGGCGGCCCGCATCCGGCTGCTGGACCTGTATGCCCCTTACGGCAGCGGGAGCCTGCGGTGA